Genomic window (Desulforapulum autotrophicum HRM2):
GGTCGATCAGACCTGGATGGGCAAGTACAGGAAGTCCTCCAGCCCCGAGAATCAGGTCGATGGCCGCCTGGCAGCTTAACCGTTCCTTGTCCACATGGGCGGGTTTGCCTTTGGCAAGGAATCGGTCAAAAGCCTGGTCAAACGAGTCGACAAATCCTTTTTTGACCATGGCCTGGGCAATGTGGGGGCGACCTGTCTGCCCCGGACCGCTGATCTGCTCTACCTCTTCAAGGGTAAGTTCGAACCCGAGCTGGTTAAGTCGCTGGATGATTTTCGGATTTCGGTTGGCCCTTGCCTTTTTGAGTTGTTCGAGTGTCTGGATGAGGGTTCTGTCGTAGATGCTTATGCCGTACCCCAGGATATGAAGACTGCCGTTGATTTCAAACCCCGGCGGTGGTGTGGCGCTTATCTCGATACCGGTTATCAACTCAAGGGTTTGGGGAACCCCCGCTTCAATGATCTCACGAACACCGTCGGTGGTGTCGTGGTCTGTTATTGCAATGGCGTTGATGGCTGAATCTACTGCTGTTTTTACTATCTCCAGGGGAGAAAGGGTGCCGTCTGATGCAGTTGAGTGGATGTGAAGATCTATCAATTAACAGTTCCTGTTAAATGCCGAGGGCTTTTTCAAGGACTTCTTCCCTTGTTTTACAATCGATGCACTGGGTTGTGACGGGTCTTGCCTTGAGTCTTGCAATGGAGATGTCTTCCCCGCAGGTTTCGCACATACCAAATGTCCCGTCTTCAATTCGTTTCAAAGCTTTCTTTACTTTTTTGATCAGTTTGTGCTCCCTGTCTCTTATCCTGAGCTCAAAGTTCCGGTTGGCCTCATGGGATGCCCTGTCCGTGGGATCGGCGAAGTTTTCTTTGGGAACGGTCATACCGGTTACCGTATCGTCGGCATGGGAAAGCAGGTCGTTGAGTCGGTCAGCCAAAAGATTCTTAAAAAAAATAAGGTCGTTGTCTTTCATTTTTTTGTCCTTTGCTTAGGCGTTTTTTCGCTGATCAAACTAAGCCAGTTGAATTCAATTTGTTCAAATCTCTGGTCAAGTTTTAAATTGATATTTATACGCCGAAAGATTTTGTATGTAAAGCGTTAAAATCATCGGTCGTTATCTTCAAACCCAGGGTCCAGGTTGAAAAGATGCCGGGCTACACTCAAATAATGGGCGTCGTTTCTGTGTTCCCCCGTATTTTTTAAAAAGAGGATGGGGTCGTGCATAATTTTGCGTGCCACAGATCTTGTCAGTCGTTTTATTGCATCGATCTGTTCCGGTGCAAGTGGACCCAGTTTTGTGATGGTCTTCTCCGCTTCTTTGTCTGCAATGGATTCAAGTTTTCGTTTCAGATCCTTGATGGTGGGCACAACTGCAAGGCTGTCGAGCCACCAACGAAATTTAACCACTGCCTCTTCCACCAGTCTCTCTCCCTTGACCGCCTCCCGGGATCTCTCTTCGAGGTTGTCGTTGACAAGGTTCTGGAGGTCGTCAATGTCGTAGAGGTAGGCGTTGTTGATCTGGTTGATGCCGGGATCAAGGTCCCTTGGAACGGCAATGTCGATGCAAAAGAGGGGGCGGTTTTTCCGCTGGGCCATGGCTTTTTTTACCTGCTGTTTTGTCAGGACATGCTGGGTTGCACCGGTGGAGCTGATGATGATATCCACATCACACAGAAAGGTTTCCATCTCTTCGAATTTAATGGCCTGCCCCTGGAACCTCTGGGCCAGACAGACTGCATTGGCAAAGGTTCTGTTTGCCACGATTATCTGTTTCACCCCGTTTGAAATAAGGTGCTCCACGGCAAGCTCGGCCATCTCTCCTGCGCCCATGAGCATGACGCTTCTCCGGTCAAGGTCGCTGAAAATCTTGTTGGCAAGCTCGACTGCGGCGTAGCTTATGGAAACGGCATTGTCGCCTATGCCTGTCTCTTTTCTCACCCGTTTAGCAACGCTGAACGCCTTGTGCATGAGGCGGTTGAGGATGGTGCCTGAGGCCTTGTTGGCAATGGCTTTTCTATAGGCTTTTTTGATTTGACCCAGGATCTGGGGTTCCCCCACTATCATGGAATCAAGGCTTGCTGCTACCCTGAAAAGGTGTTTTACCGCATCGTCGTTCCGGTATGTGTAAAGGGAAGGCTCAAACTCCTGGATGGGCAATGCCTTATAATCGGATAGAAACTGGACAACCTGGTCTGTGGCTGTTTCGTTCCCGGGGACAAAAAGAATTTCCATGCGGTTGCAGGTGGAGAAAATCAGGGCCTCTTTGACCGGCACCGTTGCCAGGAGCGTTTCAAGGGCGTCCAGGGTCTGTTCTGGTGGAAAGGAGAGACATTCCCTGAGGGAGACAGGTGCTGTTTTGTGGTTCAGTCCAATGAGAATGATTTCTGGCATTGTGTTCCTAATTTTATATGAAACTTCCATCGAAGCATTGCAAACAGAGGTGTTTCATTGTTTTTTGTGGCCAGAGCAGATACCACGCTCCGGTCATGTCGGTTATTTGGTGAAAATCTGGTGGTGACCACCGATCAATAGGTTTACGCCAAGAAAGGTAAAGACAAGAACGGCAAATCCCACAATGGTCATGATGGCCGATCGTCTTCCCTGCCACCCGGATGTGAGCCGGCCGTGGAGAATGGCTGCATACACAAGCCAGGCCACGGCAGACCAGATTTCCTTGGGGTCCCAATCCCAGAATCGGCCCCACACCGACTTGGCGTAGACCAGTCCCATTATAAGCCCCATGGTGAGCATGGTGAACCCTGTGATCAGGCATGAGTAACTGGTGGAATCCAGCAGGTCCAGGGAGGGTAGTCGTTTGTAGAAAAATCCACGTCGTTTGAGCTTGATGGCCCTTTCCTGGACAAGATAGAGAAGGGCTGCGCCACAGGCAAGGGCAAGGGCTGCCTCACCGGTAAAAATCAACAGGATGTGGGAGATGAGCCAGAACCCCCTGAGGATTGAATCTGCCTCAGGCTTGACCTCAGGGCTGAAAAGGGCTGCAATCATCATGGTGAGAACCAGGGGGGTTGTGAAGATGCCGAGGATTTTGAGGTTGAACCTGAATCTGAGCACAATAAACGAAAGCGCAAGTGCAAGGGCTGCAATGGACAGGTTCTGGTGAAGGTCATAAACGGGCAGGGTGCCCATGATAAAGGTGGCAAGGCCTATTGCCAGGACGTGGAAGAGAGCACCGGAACAGACCAGCCCGAAGGCGGTGTGCTGGAATCGGTCTTTCTGGATAAAGAGATAGAGGATGTAACCCGTTGCGCTCAAAAAATAGGCCCCTGTTGCAATGAAGAGCAAAACTTTTTGGCAGATGTTAAGTGTCATTTGTTTTTTTCCTGGAAAAGAGTTTCAACCCCGTGTCGGTTGCCAAGGATATCCACGACCAAACGCTCGATTGCCTCCTGGTCATTTTCCCTCATGCGATCGAGCAGTTGGCTGTCAATCAGCTGTTTGAATATCTTTTTGTGGCTGCCCGGGGCGTGTTCCCGGGCAAGGAGGTTCTGCCTGATTTTGCCCATCAGGGAGAGAAATCGTTCATATTCAGGGCCAAACCGGCCTTCAAGCTGGTGTTTGATTTTTTTTGCAAAGGCCGGACTATTGCCCGAAGTGGACACGGCAATGGTGAGATCTCCTCTTTTCACAACGGCTGGCACAATGAAATCGCTCAGTTCCGGCAGGTCTGCCCCGTTGAAAAGAATCCCCGCCTGTCTGGCCTGCTTGCCGATGGTCTTGTTGAGTTGCCTGTTGTCGGTTGCGCCGACCACGAGAAACATTCCCTTGAGATCCTGAGGAAGGTACTCCCTTTTGACAAGTTCAACCGTGGAAACCAGGTGGTTCCAGAGGGTTTCATCAAAACAGGGACTCACCACCTTGACCCTGGCCCGGCAACGGGCAAGGGTTTCTGCCTTTCTGGCCCCCACCCTGCCACCGCCCACAACAAGGCAGTTTCGATCTTGAATGTTCAGGCCCACTGGGTAATATTTCATCTGTTAGAGTCCAATAATTCCTTGTTTGCAAAAAAAAGGTATTATATGTAAAGATGATTATTTTATCAATATCTACTTTTTTATGGTCCTGATTGATGGATCTGACCCCCAATATAAAATGGGGACAAAGGGGAGGCG
Coding sequences:
- the hemA gene encoding glutamyl-tRNA reductase; the encoded protein is MPEIILIGLNHKTAPVSLRECLSFPPEQTLDALETLLATVPVKEALIFSTCNRMEILFVPGNETATDQVVQFLSDYKALPIQEFEPSLYTYRNDDAVKHLFRVAASLDSMIVGEPQILGQIKKAYRKAIANKASGTILNRLMHKAFSVAKRVRKETGIGDNAVSISYAAVELANKIFSDLDRRSVMLMGAGEMAELAVEHLISNGVKQIIVANRTFANAVCLAQRFQGQAIKFEEMETFLCDVDIIISSTGATQHVLTKQQVKKAMAQRKNRPLFCIDIAVPRDLDPGINQINNAYLYDIDDLQNLVNDNLEERSREAVKGERLVEEAVVKFRWWLDSLAVVPTIKDLKRKLESIADKEAEKTITKLGPLAPEQIDAIKRLTRSVARKIMHDPILFLKNTGEHRNDAHYLSVARHLFNLDPGFEDNDR
- a CDS encoding precorrin-2 dehydrogenase/sirohydrochlorin ferrochelatase family protein, with the translated sequence MKYYPVGLNIQDRNCLVVGGGRVGARKAETLARCRARVKVVSPCFDETLWNHLVSTVELVKREYLPQDLKGMFLVVGATDNRQLNKTIGKQARQAGILFNGADLPELSDFIVPAVVKRGDLTIAVSTSGNSPAFAKKIKHQLEGRFGPEYERFLSLMGKIRQNLLAREHAPGSHKKIFKQLIDSQLLDRMRENDQEAIERLVVDILGNRHGVETLFQEKNK
- the ccsB gene encoding c-type cytochrome biogenesis protein CcsB → MTLNICQKVLLFIATGAYFLSATGYILYLFIQKDRFQHTAFGLVCSGALFHVLAIGLATFIMGTLPVYDLHQNLSIAALALALSFIVLRFRFNLKILGIFTTPLVLTMMIAALFSPEVKPEADSILRGFWLISHILLIFTGEAALALACGAALLYLVQERAIKLKRRGFFYKRLPSLDLLDSTSYSCLITGFTMLTMGLIMGLVYAKSVWGRFWDWDPKEIWSAVAWLVYAAILHGRLTSGWQGRRSAIMTIVGFAVLVFTFLGVNLLIGGHHQIFTK
- the dksA gene encoding RNA polymerase-binding protein DksA produces the protein MKDNDLIFFKNLLADRLNDLLSHADDTVTGMTVPKENFADPTDRASHEANRNFELRIRDREHKLIKKVKKALKRIEDGTFGMCETCGEDISIARLKARPVTTQCIDCKTREEVLEKALGI